The Saccopteryx leptura isolate mSacLep1 chromosome 2, mSacLep1_pri_phased_curated, whole genome shotgun sequence genome has a window encoding:
- the SLC31A2 gene encoding protein SLC31A2 isoform X1, whose product MEMHFVFSDKVVLLFDFWSVHSPAGMALSVLVVLLLAVLYESIKFGKAKLLHQALMSMSISTSQQLETDQSSSSSESPPVSRPRLRWWLCHFGQSLIHVTQVVIGYFLMLTVMSYNTWIFLGVVLGSAVGYYLAYPCLSIV is encoded by the exons ATGGAG ATGCATTTCGTCTTCTCAGATAAGGTGGTGCTTCTGTTTGATTTCTGGAGTGTCCACAGTCCTGCAG GCATGGCCCTTTCGGTGTTGGTGGTCCTGCTCCTGGCTGTGTTGTATGAAAGCATCAAGTTTGGCAAAGCCAAGCTGCTCCACCAGGCTCTGATGAGTATGTCCATCTCCACCAGCCAGCAGCTCGAGACAGACCAGAGTTCTTCAAGCTCAGAGTCACCCCCAGTCAGCAGACCCCGCCTCAG ATGGTGGTTGTGTCACTTTGGACAGTCTCTAATCCATGTCACTCAGGTGGTCATTGGCTACTTCCTAATGCTGACTGTAATGTCCTACAACACCTGGATCTTCCTTGGCGTGGTCCTGGGCTCAGCTGTGGGCTACTACCTAGCCTACCCCTGCCTCAGCATAGTTTAG
- the SLC31A2 gene encoding protein SLC31A2 isoform X2 encodes MHFVFSDKVVLLFDFWSVHSPAGMALSVLVVLLLAVLYESIKFGKAKLLHQALMSMSISTSQQLETDQSSSSSESPPVSRPRLRWWLCHFGQSLIHVTQVVIGYFLMLTVMSYNTWIFLGVVLGSAVGYYLAYPCLSIV; translated from the exons ATGCATTTCGTCTTCTCAGATAAGGTGGTGCTTCTGTTTGATTTCTGGAGTGTCCACAGTCCTGCAG GCATGGCCCTTTCGGTGTTGGTGGTCCTGCTCCTGGCTGTGTTGTATGAAAGCATCAAGTTTGGCAAAGCCAAGCTGCTCCACCAGGCTCTGATGAGTATGTCCATCTCCACCAGCCAGCAGCTCGAGACAGACCAGAGTTCTTCAAGCTCAGAGTCACCCCCAGTCAGCAGACCCCGCCTCAG ATGGTGGTTGTGTCACTTTGGACAGTCTCTAATCCATGTCACTCAGGTGGTCATTGGCTACTTCCTAATGCTGACTGTAATGTCCTACAACACCTGGATCTTCCTTGGCGTGGTCCTGGGCTCAGCTGTGGGCTACTACCTAGCCTACCCCTGCCTCAGCATAGTTTAG